CAGTTCCAGCTTACTTTACGGATGCTCAAAGACAAGCTACTAAAGATGCTGGTAGAATAGCAGGACTTGATGTTAAGAGAATAATAAATGAACCAACAGCAGCAGCTCTTGCTTATGGTATGGATAAATTAGACCAAGAAAAGAAAATATTAGTATTTGACTTAGGTGGAGGAACTTTTGACGTATCTATACTTGAAATAGGTGATGGTACTTTTGAAGTTTTAGCTACAGCTGGTAACAATAGATTAGGTGGAGATGACTTCGACCAAATAGTAATAGACTATTTAGCAGATGAATTTAAAAAGGCTGAAGGTGTAGACTTAAGAAATGATAAGATGGCTCTTCAAAGATTAAAAGAAGCAGCAGAAAAGGCTAAGAAAGAATTATCATCAACAATGAATTCAAACATAAACTTACCTTTCATAACTGCTACAGCAGAAGGTCCAAAACATTTAAATATAGATTTATCAAGAGCTAAATTTGAAGAATTAACTAGAGGTTTAGTTGAAAAAACTATGGAACCAACTAAGAGAGCTTTACAAGATGCAGGACTTTCTACAAGTGAAATAGATGATGTATTATTAGTTGGTGGTTCTACAAGAATACCAGCAGTTCAAGATGCTGTTAAGAAATTTATAGGAAAAGACCCTCATAAAGGTATAAATCCAGATGAATGTGTTGCAGCAGGAGCTTCTATACAAGCAGGAGTTTTGGCAGGAGATGTTAAAGACTTATTATTACTAGACGTTACTCCATTATCTCTTGGTATAGAAACTATGGGTAATGTAATGACTAAAATAATAGAAAGAAACACAACAATACCAACTAAGAAATCTCAAGTATTCTCAACTGCTGCTGATAACCAAACAGCTGTTGACATACATGTACTTCAAGGTGAAAGAAGTATGGCTTATGACAATACAACTTTAGGAAGATTCCAATTAACTGATATACCACCAGCACAAAGAGGAATACCTCAAATAGAAGTTACATTTGATATAGATG
This sequence is a window from Clostridioides difficile. Protein-coding genes within it:
- the dnaK gene encoding molecular chaperone DnaK — translated: MGKIIGIDLGTTNSCVAVLEGGEAQIIANNEGMRTTPSVVAFTKDGERIVGEPAKRQAVTNADKTITSIKTHMGTDYKVNIDGKSYTPQEISAIILQKLKSDAESYLGQTVTEAVITVPAYFTDAQRQATKDAGRIAGLDVKRIINEPTAAALAYGMDKLDQEKKILVFDLGGGTFDVSILEIGDGTFEVLATAGNNRLGGDDFDQIVIDYLADEFKKAEGVDLRNDKMALQRLKEAAEKAKKELSSTMNSNINLPFITATAEGPKHLNIDLSRAKFEELTRGLVEKTMEPTKRALQDAGLSTSEIDDVLLVGGSTRIPAVQDAVKKFIGKDPHKGINPDECVAAGASIQAGVLAGDVKDLLLLDVTPLSLGIETMGNVMTKIIERNTTIPTKKSQVFSTAADNQTAVDIHVLQGERSMAYDNTTLGRFQLTDIPPAQRGIPQIEVTFDIDANGIVNVSAKDLGTGKEQKITITSNTNLSEADIEQKIKEAEMNAEADKQKKEKIEAFNQAESTIYQTEKTLNELGDKISASDKEDIEKAIADLKVVKDNQDVTAEELKKATEEVMTKFQKVSQEMYQNAAQEQQAAQGAEQTQDNGPKDDNVVDADFKEVDEDK